CTCGCAAGGATGGGCAATATCTTCGATGGGACTATCGGTCTAGGCGTAGGCAAGGCAAAAAAATCTTTGACAAAGGCGAAATCCCCAGTTTTGAGAAGGCCATTTGCGAGAAGATCGACGAGATTGTTGCCGACATCTCGCCCCTACACCAAACAAGTTTATTTCCCACTGAAAAACTTCAGGGTGAAATTCGGTTGTATGAGGGCTCATGCCTTGAAGTCTTGCCGAAGTTGCCTGACGGCACATATGACGCTATCATGACTTCCCCGCCCTACTGCAACCGCTATGATTACACGCGCACGTATGCCCTAGAACTGGCTTTGCTTGGTGCCGATGAGCAAGAGCTCTTGAGACTCCGCCAAGAGATGCTTAGTTGTACCGTCGAAAATCGAGCAAAGGATTTGCTGAAAATCAATCCACGATGGACAACGGCGATAGCCGCCGCTGACGAGCAGAAACTATTACAAGCCATTCTGAAATATTTGGACGACCAAAAAGCGCAAGGGGCATTGAACAACAACGGTATCCCTAGAATGGTCAGAGGTTATTTTCACGAAATGGCCTGCGTACTCGCAGAGTGCTCGCGCGTTCTAAAACCTAACGCGCCGTTGTTCATGGTCAACGACAATGTTCGATATGCAGGAGCGAGCGTTTCAGTAGACATGATATTTTCTGCCATTGCCGAGAAACTAGACTTCTTTGTTGAAAACATCCTCGTATTACCAAATGGCAAGGGCAACAGTAGCCAGCAAATGGGAGAGCACGGGCGCGAACCGTTGCGGAAGTGCGTTTACGTTTGGAGAAAACTGTAATGCCCGCGCCCCCTTACCGCGAGCATCTTCAATCCAGCAGTGATCTTGTAACGACCTATGAAGCCACCCGCGCCGGTTTCGTGACACTTGCACTTGAAAAGAACCGACGGGCTACTCCTCACGTCGCAGAAGCCAGAGCATTACAAGAGGCCGCATCTAAGGCCAGAACGCCCGCCGACCTGCTGGCTATCAAGGGCATCGAGTCGGGCCTGCTAACTGCGGCAGGGCTATCTGATAAATCTCTCATCCATTTACTGCCAG
This sequence is a window from Candidatus Nitrospira inopinata. Protein-coding genes within it:
- a CDS encoding TRM11 family methyltransferase, translated to MLNLVSVSKTSASKQNVALSQIDHLDKRLIQYFKSKFAVQPSLTRPLVSFQANKTRPVYRWYKYKEAFSASLVEHLFHKYGIAKGKILDPFAGSGTALFAASAAGINADGIELLPIGQQIIATRQILDSEFTSEDFEVLRRWSALRVWEQSETRVPLPELRITKGAYSDKTREAIEKYLGACHQENRRVQLVLRFALLCVLEAISFTRKDGQYLRWDYRSRRRQGKKIFDKGEIPSFEKAICEKIDEIVADISPLHQTSLFPTEKLQGEIRLYEGSCLEVLPKLPDGTYDAIMTSPPYCNRYDYTRTYALELALLGADEQELLRLRQEMLSCTVENRAKDLLKINPRWTTAIAAADEQKLLQAILKYLDDQKAQGALNNNGIPRMVRGYFHEMACVLAECSRVLKPNAPLFMVNDNVRYAGASVSVDMIFSAIAEKLDFFVENILVLPNGKGNSSQQMGEHGREPLRKCVYVWRKL